In Paenibacillus sp. JQZ6Y-1, one genomic interval encodes:
- the rplB gene encoding 50S ribosomal protein L2, which produces MPIKKYKPTSPARRNMSVSTFEEITTNQPEKTLLAPLFKKAGRNNQGKITVRHHGGGHKRKYRIIDFKRNKDGIPGRVATIEYDPNRTSNIALLHYADGEKRYIIAPKGLKVGDQVFSGADADIKIGNSLPLENIPVGTVIHNIELKPGKGGQLVRAAGTEAQLLGKEEKYVSIRLSSGEVRRVLKVCRATIGSVGNEDHELIKIGKAGRNRWLGKRPQVRGVVMNPNDHPHGGGEGKAPIGRKSPMSPWGKPTLGYKTRKKGKASDQYIIRRRTK; this is translated from the coding sequence GTGCCTATTAAAAAGTACAAACCGACATCGCCGGCTCGTCGTAATATGAGTGTTTCTACATTCGAAGAGATTACAACGAATCAACCGGAGAAAACGTTGCTGGCTCCGCTTTTCAAAAAAGCTGGTCGCAATAACCAAGGTAAAATTACAGTTCGTCACCACGGCGGCGGACACAAACGTAAATACCGTATCATCGACTTCAAACGTAACAAAGATGGAATACCAGGTCGCGTTGCTACAATCGAGTACGACCCGAACCGTACTTCCAACATCGCGCTGCTGCACTATGCAGATGGTGAAAAACGTTATATCATCGCTCCAAAAGGCCTGAAAGTTGGAGATCAAGTATTCTCCGGCGCGGACGCTGATATCAAAATCGGTAACTCCCTTCCACTGGAAAACATTCCGGTTGGTACAGTTATCCACAACATCGAATTGAAACCAGGTAAAGGTGGTCAGCTGGTACGTGCAGCTGGTACGGAAGCCCAATTGCTTGGTAAAGAAGAAAAATACGTGTCTATCCGCCTGTCTTCCGGTGAAGTACGTCGTGTACTGAAAGTATGCCGCGCTACAATCGGTTCCGTAGGTAACGAAGATCACGAATTGATCAAAATCGGTAAAGCTGGTCGTAACCGCTGGTTGGGCAAACGTCCACAAGTTCGAGGCGTAGTTATGAACCCGAATGATCACCCACACGGTGGTGGTGAAGGTAAAGCTCCTATCGGTCGTAAATCTCCAATGTCGCCTTGGGGTAAACCAACTCTGGGTTACAAAACTCGTAAAAAAGGTAAAGCTTCCGATCAATACATCATTCGTCGCCGCACGAAGTAA
- the rplD gene encoding 50S ribosomal protein L4, translated as MPKVALYSIDGSQVGEIELSDSVFGIEPNASVLHDAVVMQRASLRLGTHKVKGRSEVRGGGRKPWKQKGTGRARQGSIRSPQWKGGGVVFGPTPRSYAFKLPKKVRRLAIKSALSSKVIANEIIVLDALTLNTPKTKEFLAILNNLKVDRKALIVAPEYDNNVALSARNIPGVKFVAADGVNVLDVLVHDKLILTKDAVQKVQEVFA; from the coding sequence ATGCCAAAAGTAGCACTTTATAGTATCGATGGTAGCCAAGTTGGCGAAATCGAATTGAGCGATTCCGTATTCGGTATCGAACCTAATGCTAGTGTGCTCCACGATGCAGTTGTTATGCAACGCGCTTCCCTTCGTCTGGGTACTCACAAAGTTAAAGGACGTTCTGAAGTTCGCGGTGGTGGACGCAAACCTTGGAAACAAAAAGGAACTGGACGTGCCCGTCAGGGTTCTATCCGTTCTCCACAATGGAAAGGCGGCGGCGTAGTATTCGGACCGACTCCGCGTAGCTATGCTTTCAAACTGCCTAAAAAAGTTCGTCGTCTGGCGATCAAATCGGCTCTGTCTTCCAAAGTAATTGCTAACGAAATCATCGTTCTGGATGCTCTGACTCTGAACACTCCAAAAACGAAAGAATTCTTAGCGATTCTGAACAACCTGAAAGTAGACCGTAAAGCACTGATCGTTGCTCCGGAATACGACAACAATGTTGCTCTGTCCGCTCGTAACATCCCAGGCGTTAAATTTGTTGCAGCTGATGGTGTGAATGTTCTCGACGTGCTCGTTCACGACAAACTGATTCTGACTAAGGATGCAGTTCAGAAGGTACAGGAGGTGTTCGCGTAA
- the rplC gene encoding 50S ribosomal protein L3: protein MKGILGRKLGMTQVFTAEGNVIPVTVIEAGPCVVLQKKDLENDGYEAVQIGFADKKVSRANKPEAGHATKANTVPKRYVREIRGVDLASVEVGQELKADLFAEGEFVDVTGISKGKGFAGVIKRWGQSRGPMSHGSRYHRRPGSMGSIQANRVPKGKRLPGHMGHDTVTIQRLEVIRVDAERNVILVKGSIPGPKNSFVKVKETVKK from the coding sequence ATGAAAGGTATCTTAGGAAGAAAACTGGGTATGACTCAAGTCTTTACCGCAGAAGGTAACGTCATTCCTGTAACGGTTATCGAAGCAGGCCCATGTGTGGTGCTGCAAAAGAAAGACCTGGAAAATGACGGATACGAAGCGGTACAAATCGGTTTTGCAGACAAGAAAGTAAGTCGTGCAAACAAACCGGAAGCAGGACATGCTACTAAAGCAAACACTGTGCCTAAGCGCTACGTTCGCGAAATTCGCGGTGTTGACCTCGCTAGTGTCGAGGTTGGCCAGGAACTGAAAGCAGATCTGTTTGCTGAAGGTGAATTCGTTGATGTAACGGGTATTTCTAAAGGTAAAGGTTTTGCCGGCGTTATCAAACGTTGGGGCCAAAGCCGCGGACCAATGTCCCACGGTTCCCGTTACCATCGTAGACCAGGTTCCATGGGTTCCATCCAGGCTAACCGTGTACCAAAAGGTAAACGTCTGCCAGGACATATGGGTCATGATACAGTAACGATCCAACGTCTTGAAGTTATCCGCGTGGATGCTGAGCGTAACGTTATCCTTGTTAAAGGTTCCATCCCGGGCCCTAAAAACAGTTTCGTTAAAGTAAAAGAAACGGTGAAAAAATAA
- the rpsQ gene encoding 30S ribosomal protein S17, whose translation MSERNARKVQVGKVVSDKMDKTIVVAVETYKKHDLYHKRIKYTKKFKAHDENNTAKIGDIVKIMETRPLSKDKNWRLVEVVEEAIII comes from the coding sequence ATGAGCGAACGCAATGCCCGTAAAGTACAGGTAGGTAAAGTTGTCAGTGATAAAATGGACAAAACTATCGTTGTTGCTGTAGAAACTTACAAAAAACACGATCTGTACCACAAACGTATCAAGTACACTAAGAAATTCAAAGCTCATGATGAAAACAACACTGCGAAAATCGGTGATATCGTTAAAATCATGGAAACTCGTCCACTGTCGAAAGACAAAAACTGGAGACTCGTGGAAGTAGTAGAAGAAGCAATCATCATTTGA
- the rpsJ gene encoding 30S ribosomal protein S10, which produces MAKQKIRIRLKAYDHRILDQSAEKIVETAKRSGAGVSGPIPLPTEKQVITILRAVHKYKDSREQFEQRTHKRLIDIVNPTPQTVDALMRLDLPSGVDIEIKL; this is translated from the coding sequence ATGGCAAAGCAAAAAATTCGTATTCGCTTGAAAGCTTACGATCACAGAATTCTTGATCAATCCGCAGAGAAAATCGTTGAAACGGCTAAACGTTCCGGCGCAGGAGTATCGGGACCGATCCCGCTGCCAACTGAGAAACAAGTAATCACTATTCTCCGTGCAGTGCATAAATACAAAGATTCTCGTGAACAATTCGAACAACGTACACATAAACGTTTGATCGACATTGTAAACCCAACTCCACAAACTGTGGATGCTCTGATGCGTCTGGACTTACCGTCTGGCGTAGATATCGAAATTAAATTGTAA
- the rplE gene encoding 50S ribosomal protein L5 encodes MASRMKDMYLNEIVPALTTKFNYSTVMQVPKVEKIVINMGVGEAVSNSKVLDSAVSELQMIAGQKPVITRAKKSIAGFKLREGMPIGVKVTLRGDRMYYFLDKLVNITLPRVRDFRGVSSKAFDGRGNYTLGLKEQLIFPEIEYDKVDKVRGMDIVIVTTAKTDEESRELLTQLGMPFVK; translated from the coding sequence ATGGCTTCAAGAATGAAAGATATGTACCTGAATGAAATCGTGCCAGCCCTGACTACTAAGTTCAACTACAGTACAGTAATGCAAGTACCAAAAGTTGAAAAAATCGTAATCAATATGGGTGTTGGTGAAGCAGTATCGAACTCCAAAGTATTGGATTCCGCTGTTAGCGAACTGCAAATGATCGCTGGTCAAAAACCAGTAATCACTCGCGCAAAAAAATCCATCGCTGGATTTAAATTGCGTGAAGGTATGCCTATCGGTGTTAAAGTAACACTGCGTGGCGATCGTATGTACTACTTCCTGGACAAACTGGTTAACATCACACTGCCTCGCGTACGTGACTTCCGTGGTGTTTCTTCCAAAGCGTTTGACGGTCGTGGTAACTACACACTGGGTCTGAAAGAGCAGCTGATCTTCCCGGAGATCGAGTACGATAAAGTTGATAAAGTACGTGGTATGGATATCGTTATCGTAACAACTGCAAAAACAGACGAAGAATCTCGCGAACTGCTGACTCAACTGGGAATGCCTTTCGTAAAATAA
- the rplW gene encoding 50S ribosomal protein L23, with translation MKDPRDIIKRPVITERTAEYMSELKYAFEVDIRSNKTEIKKAIEEIFKVKVSKVNTLRMPAKPKRYGRYNGYTSEWKKAIVTLTSDSKPLEFFESVE, from the coding sequence ATGAAGGATCCTCGTGATATCATTAAGCGTCCGGTAATTACTGAGCGCACTGCTGAGTATATGAGCGAATTGAAATATGCTTTCGAAGTAGACATTCGTTCTAACAAAACCGAAATCAAAAAGGCAATTGAAGAAATCTTCAAAGTGAAAGTGTCGAAAGTTAACACTCTTCGCATGCCTGCTAAACCAAAACGCTATGGTCGTTACAATGGCTATACTTCCGAATGGAAAAAAGCGATCGTAACATTGACTTCCGATAGCAAACCGCTAGAGTTTTTTGAATCTGTAGAGTAA
- the rplN gene encoding 50S ribosomal protein L14, with translation MIQPFTRLAVADNSGAKELMCIRVLGGTGRRTAAIGDTIVCSVKQATPGGVVKKGDVVKAVVVRTKSSVRRKDGSYIAFDENAAVVIKDDKGPRGTRIFGPVARELRDRDYMKIVSLAPEVI, from the coding sequence ATGATTCAACCATTTACACGTTTGGCTGTAGCCGATAACTCTGGCGCAAAAGAACTGATGTGTATCCGCGTACTCGGTGGTACTGGACGTCGTACAGCTGCAATCGGTGATACTATCGTTTGTTCTGTAAAACAAGCAACACCAGGCGGCGTTGTCAAAAAAGGTGATGTAGTGAAAGCAGTAGTTGTTCGCACGAAGAGCTCTGTACGTCGTAAAGACGGTTCTTACATCGCATTTGATGAGAATGCAGCAGTGGTAATCAAAGACGATAAAGGCCCTCGTGGTACTCGTATCTTTGGACCAGTTGCTCGTGAACTGCGTGACCGTGATTACATGAAAATCGTTTCCCTGGCTCCGGAAGTCATCTAA
- the rpmC gene encoding 50S ribosomal protein L29, whose amino-acid sequence MKANELRNLTTAEIEQKIAGFKEELFNLRFQLATGQLDNPTRISAVRKQIARAKTVVRERELGITS is encoded by the coding sequence ATGAAGGCTAATGAATTGCGCAACCTTACCACTGCTGAAATCGAGCAAAAGATTGCTGGTTTTAAAGAGGAACTCTTTAACCTGCGCTTTCAACTTGCTACCGGTCAATTGGATAACCCTACTCGTATTAGCGCTGTTCGCAAGCAAATTGCACGTGCTAAAACAGTAGTACGTGAAAGAGAACTCGGAATTACTTCATAA
- the rpsS gene encoding 30S ribosomal protein S19, with protein MSRSLKKGPFVDGYLLKKVEVLDADSKKAVIKTWSRRSTIFPQFIGHTFAVYDGRKHVPVYVTEDMVGHKLGEFAPTRTYKGHTDDDRKTRR; from the coding sequence ATGAGCCGCAGTCTTAAAAAAGGTCCTTTCGTGGATGGATATCTGCTGAAAAAAGTAGAAGTTCTGGATGCCGACAGCAAAAAGGCAGTGATCAAAACATGGTCCCGTCGTTCTACAATTTTCCCACAATTCATCGGACATACATTTGCAGTCTATGATGGCCGCAAGCACGTGCCTGTATACGTAACGGAAGATATGGTTGGACACAAACTCGGTGAGTTTGCACCAACACGTACGTACAAAGGTCACACTGACGATGACAGAAAAACAAGACGTTAA
- the rpsH gene encoding 30S ribosomal protein S8, with translation MSMSDPIADMLTRIRNANTVRHETVEVPASKMKKQIADILKREGFIRDAEVIEDNKQGIIRIFLKYGQNNERVITGLKRISKPGLRVYTKSNEVPRVLGGLGIAIISTSNGVVTDKEARQAKSGGEVVCYVW, from the coding sequence ATGTCTATGTCAGATCCAATTGCTGATATGCTTACACGTATTCGTAACGCCAACACTGTGCGTCACGAAACGGTTGAAGTTCCAGCTTCCAAAATGAAAAAGCAAATCGCTGATATCCTGAAACGTGAAGGTTTCATCCGTGATGCTGAAGTCATTGAGGATAACAAACAAGGAATTATCCGTATTTTCCTGAAATACGGTCAAAATAACGAACGCGTAATTACTGGTCTGAAACGTATCAGTAAACCAGGACTTCGTGTTTACACAAAGAGCAACGAGGTTCCTCGTGTTCTTGGTGGACTCGGAATCGCGATCATCTCTACTTCCAACGGAGTAGTAACTGATAAAGAAGCTCGTCAAGCGAAAAGCGGCGGCGAAGTCGTTTGTTACGTTTGGTAA
- the rplX gene encoding 50S ribosomal protein L24: MAKVKKVLESHNNKLHVKKDDTVIVISGKDKGKKGRIIAAYPRENRVLVEGVNMITKHQKPSQLNPQGGRIEQEAPIHVSNVMHVDPKDGKKVTRVGYKTLDNGKKVRVAKRSGDTID, from the coding sequence ATGGCTAAAGTGAAAAAAGTTTTGGAATCCCACAACAACAAGCTGCACGTTAAAAAGGATGACACTGTTATCGTAATCAGCGGTAAAGACAAAGGTAAAAAAGGTCGCATCATCGCTGCTTACCCTCGTGAAAACCGCGTGCTGGTTGAAGGTGTGAACATGATTACTAAACACCAAAAACCGTCTCAGCTGAACCCGCAAGGCGGACGCATCGAGCAAGAAGCGCCTATTCACGTGTCTAACGTAATGCACGTTGATCCTAAGGACGGAAAGAAAGTAACCCGCGTTGGTTACAAAACATTGGACAACGGCAAAAAAGTTCGTGTAGCTAAACGCTCCGGCGATACTATCGATTAA
- the rpsC gene encoding 30S ribosomal protein S3, translating into MGQKVNPIGLRVGIIRDWESKWYAGKDFGDLLLEDVKIREYLKKKLKESAVSRIEIERAANRVNVTIHTAKPGMVIGRGGSEVEVLRNEVTKIAGGKKVHINISEIKNQELDAILVAESIAQQLERRVSFRRALKQSIQRTMRSGAKGIKTAVSGRLGGAEIARSEGYSEGTVPLHTLRADIDYGTAEAHTTYGRIGVKVWIYRGEVLPTAKKQAAQEGGN; encoded by the coding sequence GTGGGCCAAAAAGTAAATCCCATCGGATTGCGCGTAGGTATTATCCGTGACTGGGAATCTAAATGGTACGCTGGTAAAGATTTTGGCGATCTTCTTCTGGAAGACGTTAAGATTCGTGAATACCTGAAGAAAAAACTGAAAGAGTCCGCTGTCTCCCGTATCGAAATCGAGAGAGCGGCTAATCGTGTGAACGTAACAATCCACACTGCGAAACCAGGTATGGTTATCGGACGCGGTGGTTCTGAAGTTGAAGTACTTCGTAACGAAGTTACTAAAATTGCAGGCGGTAAAAAAGTTCACATCAACATTTCCGAAATCAAAAACCAAGAGCTGGATGCAATTCTCGTTGCAGAAAGCATTGCACAACAACTGGAACGTCGTGTTTCTTTCCGTCGTGCTCTGAAACAATCGATTCAAAGAACTATGCGCTCTGGCGCTAAAGGTATTAAAACAGCCGTTAGCGGACGTCTTGGCGGTGCTGAAATCGCCCGTTCCGAAGGTTATAGCGAAGGAACTGTTCCACTGCATACACTTCGTGCTGATATCGATTATGGTACAGCTGAAGCTCATACAACTTACGGCCGCATCGGCGTAAAAGTATGGATCTATCGTGGCGAGGTTCTTCCTACGGCTAAGAAACAAGCTGCTCAGGAAGGAGGCAACTAA
- the rplV gene encoding 50S ribosomal protein L22, whose product MQAKAHAKFVRIAPRKVQLVVDLIRGKQVGEAIAILRHTPKSASPVVEKLLNSAIANAEFISSEKNESMDVNNLFISEAYVNQGPTLKRFRPRAMGRASKINKRTSHISLVVTEK is encoded by the coding sequence ATGCAAGCGAAAGCACATGCAAAGTTTGTACGCATCGCTCCGCGCAAAGTTCAACTGGTTGTTGATCTGATCCGCGGTAAGCAAGTTGGTGAAGCGATCGCAATTCTGCGTCATACACCAAAATCTGCGTCTCCGGTAGTTGAGAAACTGCTCAACTCCGCAATCGCTAATGCTGAGTTCATCAGCTCCGAGAAGAACGAGTCTATGGATGTGAACAACCTGTTCATTTCCGAAGCTTACGTAAACCAAGGTCCTACTCTGAAACGCTTCCGTCCCCGTGCGATGGGTCGCGCTAGTAAGATCAACAAACGTACAAGCCACATTTCTTTGGTGGTAACTGAAAAATAA
- a CDS encoding type Z 30S ribosomal protein S14 has translation MAKTSMKVKQQRTPKFKVRAYTRCERCGRPHSVLQKFKICRICFRELAYKGQIPGVKKASW, from the coding sequence GTGGCTAAAACTTCAATGAAAGTAAAACAACAACGTACTCCGAAGTTCAAAGTGCGTGCATATACTCGTTGCGAACGTTGTGGTCGTCCACATTCCGTATTGCAAAAGTTTAAAATCTGCCGTATTTGCTTCCGTGAATTGGCGTACAAAGGCCAGATTCCTGGCGTGAAAAAAGCAAGCTGGTAA
- the rplP gene encoding 50S ribosomal protein L16: MLVPKRVKHRKQHRPGMKGRAKGGTELNFGEFGLQSLEPAWITNRQIEAARIAMTRYIKRGGKVWIKIFPDKPITQKPLEVRMGSGKGNVEKWVAIVKPGKIMFELAGVSEEIAREAMRLASHKLPVKTKFVKREELGGEANEG, from the coding sequence ATGTTGGTACCTAAACGTGTAAAACACCGTAAACAGCATCGTCCAGGTATGAAAGGACGCGCTAAAGGCGGTACTGAACTGAACTTCGGCGAATTCGGTCTGCAGTCTCTCGAGCCTGCTTGGATCACGAACCGTCAAATCGAAGCTGCCCGTATTGCTATGACTCGTTATATCAAACGTGGTGGTAAAGTATGGATCAAGATTTTCCCGGACAAACCAATCACTCAAAAGCCTCTTGAGGTTCGTATGGGTAGTGGTAAAGGTAACGTTGAGAAATGGGTTGCCATCGTAAAACCAGGAAAAATTATGTTTGAACTTGCTGGCGTATCTGAAGAAATCGCTCGCGAAGCGATGCGTCTGGCTTCTCATAAACTGCCAGTTAAAACTAAGTTTGTGAAACGTGAAGAATTGGGTGGTGAAGCAAATGAAGGCTAA